One part of the Ziziphus jujuba cultivar Dongzao chromosome 2, ASM3175591v1 genome encodes these proteins:
- the LOC125422749 gene encoding receptor-like protein 7, producing the protein MGLSLCLVPIFCVFLKLLVLHIVVPKNITFVQSFCHDNERSSLLEFKESFLINKSGSLCDPKVLQWKSLGVNASNCCSWDGVQCDQETGHVIGLDLSRGCLFGSINSNSTLFNLVHLQRLNLAGNNFNYSEIPFAIGKLSGLTYLNLSRSSFRGQIPKEISHLFKLSQLDLSFNYNENVEQKVLELKNPNLSSLLQNLTGLEVLDLSYVNISSIVPNFLSNFTSLASLFLLNCGLHGEFPTTTFQLPNLRYLDVGSNRNLKGYLPEFKHKSPLKELILSKSGFSGILPSSIQMLDSLDLLDVDGCNFSGFVPSSLGKLAQLTTIQLGHNNFVGRIPSSLQNLTQLTSLYLFSNHMTGPIPPWLGNLTKLNTLLLGHNQFYGLVPQSLSDIINLETLYLRANNLSGILKFDMFFGMKFLTNLTLGENSLSVFIMKGNKNATSSKFKRLELGSCNLNTFPDFLRHQNELEVLVLDNNKIRGEIPEWMWNTSIDTFRLLNIANNFLTGSQPAILPWVNLQVYIVSFNMLQGVVPIPPPSILSYNASNNMLSGEISPMFCNPRYLYFLDLSDNTLTGTIPKCFGNLSYSLDVLSLRNNFFQGTIPKICSNSASNLRIIDLSYNKLQGQLPRTLSNCMMLEGIVVSNNQLRDVFPSWLGSLPVLKILILQHNGFYGVIGQPQNYLEFPKLQVIDISFNNFTGELPSDYIFSWNAMKDINPSPLTYLSVMLNYTFAEIGLTHVENRYAITITSKGVKRYYGAILDIFTFIDMSSNRFEGEIFELFGNLKGLYSLNLSNNILTGCIPSSLGNLTVLESLDLSQNKLSGQIPQQLKELGFLERFNVSHNNLTGPIPQGKQFSAFETSSFQGNPGLCGDLLLKKCGDLDPPSLTPSVFEENDNSESLFEFEWKVVLIGLISGLVAGVALGDMVIITRHGWLVKMHCTRRWRRTYRRN; encoded by the coding sequence ATGGGGTTGTCACTGTGTTTAGTGCCaattttttgtgtatttttaaAGCTCTTGGTGTTGCATATTGTGGTTccaaaaaatattacttttgtTCAGTCATTTTGCCATGATAATGAAAGATCTTCCTTGTTGGAGTTCAAAGAAAGCTTCCTCATTAACAAATCTGGTTCTCTCTGTGATCCCAAGGTTTTGCAATGGAAATCTCTTGGAGTAAATGCAAGCAATTGCTGCTCGTGGGATGGAGTCCAGTGTGATCAGGAAACTGGTCATGTGATTGGCCTTGATCTTAGTAGAGGTTGTTTATTTGGCTCTATCAACTCCAACAGCACTCTTTTCAATCTTGTTCATCTTCAAAGGTTGAACCTTGCTGGTAATAATTTCAATTACTCTGAAATTCCTTTTGCTATTGGGAAACTTTCAGGCCTAACTTATCTCAACCTATCAAGGTCTTCTTTTCGAGGTCAAATtccaaaagaaatttcacacTTGTTTAAGTTATCACAACTAGACCTGTCTTTCAATTACAATGAAAATGTTGAGCAAAAGGTTTTGGAActtaaaaatccaaatttgagtAGCCTACTGCAAAATTTGACTGGTCTAGAAGTTCTTGATCTCAGTTATGTAAACATCTCATCCATAGTACCCAATTTCCTTTCAAACTTCACTTCTTTGGCATCACTATTTCTTTTGAATTGCGGGTTGCATGGAGAATTTCCTACAACCACTTTTCAATTGCCAAATCTAAGATATCTTGATGTAGGATCCAATAGGAATCTCAAGGGTTATTTGCCTGAATTCAAACATAAAAGTCCTCTTAAAGAATTGATACTTAGTAAAAGTGGATTTTCTGGAATCCTACCTTCCTCAATCCAAATGCTTGATTCATTGGATCTATTAGATGTTGATGGCTGCAATTTTTCAGGGTTTGTTCCATCTTCACTTGGAAAACTTGCCCAACTTACCACTATACAGCTTGGGCATAACAATTTTGTTGGTCGCATTCCCTCTTCTCTTCAAAATCTTACCCAACTGACTTCATTATATCTCTTTAGTAATCATATGACTGGTCCAATCCCACCTTGGCTAGGAAACCTCACCAAACTAAATACACTCCTACTTGGACATAACCAATTCTATGGTCTTGTTCCACAATCATTATCTGACATCATCAACCTTGAGACTCTTTATCTACGTGCTAACAATTTAAGTGGCATTTTGAAATTTGACATGTTTTTTGGCATGAAATTTCTCACGAATCTAACCCTGGGTGAAAATAGTTTGTCCGTATTCATTATGAAGGGAAACAAAAATGCAACAAGTTCAAAATTCAAGAGGTTGGAATTGGGTTCATGCAACTTGAATACATTCCCTGATTTTCTTAGGCATCAGAATGAACTCGAGGTGTTGGTACTTGATAATAACAAGATAAGGGGTGAAATACCTGAATGGATGTGGAATACAAGTATAGACACTTTTCGTCTCTTGAACATTGCCAACAACTTCTTAACGGGCTCTCAACCTGCAATTCTTCCTTGGGTTAACTTGCAAGTATACATTGTTTCATTTAACATGTTGCAAGGAGTAGTACCAATTCCTCCCCCATCCATCTTGAGTTATAATGCATCAAATAACATGCTAAGTGGAGAAATCTCACCTATGTTCTGCAATCCAAGATATCTATACTTTCTTGACTTGTCTGATAACACATTGACTGGTACAATTCCAAAATGTTTTGGAAACTTAAGCTATTCTTTGGATGTGTTGAGTTTAAGAAACAACTTCTTTCAGGGCACTATTCCTAAAATATGCAGCAACAGTGCAAGCAACTTGCGAATAATTGATCTCAGTTACAATAAGTTGCAGGGGCAGCTACCACGAACATTGTCCAATTGTATGATGCTTGAAGGTATTGTTGTCTCGAACAATCAACTTAGGGATGTTTTTCCATCTTGGTTGGGATCTCTTCCGGTGTTGAAGATTCTCATACTGCAGCATAATGGGTTCTACGGTGTGATTGGGCAACCCCAAAACTACTTGGAGTTCCCCAAGTTGCAAGTAATTGATATCTCTTTTAATAATTTCACAGGTGAATTGCCATCAGATTACATTTTCAGCTGGAATGCCATGAAGGATATCAATCCCAGTCCTTTGACATATTTGAGTGTAATGTTGAACTATACTTTTGCTGAAATTGGTTTGACCCATGTTGAAAATCGTTATGCAATCACAATCACCTCCAAAGGGGTAAAGAGATACTATGGTGCCATCCTAGATATCTTTACTTTTATTGATATGTCAAGCAATAGATTTGAAGGAGAGATTTTTGAATTGTTTGGAAATCTAAAAGGCCTTTACTCGTTAAACCTTTCAAATAACATTCTCACTGGTTGCATCCCATCATCTCTAGGAAATTTAACAGTTTTAGAATCATTGGACCTCTCTCAAAACAAGCTCTCAGGGCAGATCCCTCAGCAACTAAAGGAACTTGGATTTCTCGAACGCTTCAATGTTTCTCATAACAATCTTACGGGGCCTATACCTCAAGGGAAACAGTTTAGTGCTTTTGAGACTAGTTCCTTTCAAGGAAACCCAGGATTGTGTGGTGATCTACTGCTTAAGAAATGTGGTGATTTAGATCCCCCATCACTGACACCTTcagtttttgaagaaaatgataATTCAGAGtctttatttgaatttgaatggaAAGTTGTGTTGATAGGACTCATAAGTGGGCTAGTTGCTGGAGTGGCTCTTGGTGATATGGTGATCATAACGAGGCATGGATGGCTGGTTAAGATGCATTGCACAAGGAGATGGCGGAGGACATATCGAAGAAATTGA